Proteins encoded by one window of uncultured Bacteroides sp.:
- the uvrB gene encoding excinuclease ABC subunit UvrB has protein sequence MDFELTSDYQPTGDQPEAIAQLTEGLNSGLPAQTLLGVTGSGKTFTIANVIKNVNKPTLILSHNKTLAAQLYGEFKSFFPQNAVEYYVSYYDYYQPEAYLPSSDTYIEKDLAINDEIDKLRLAATSSLLSGRKDIVVISSVSCIYGMGNPSDFYNNVIDIEAGRAINRNVFLRRLVDSLYSRNDVELNRGNFRVKGDTVDIFLAYSDHILRVVFWGDEVDSIEEVDPLSGLKIASYDAYKIYPANLFMTTKESTIGAIHQIEDDLTQQVKFFESIGKPYEAKRIYERVTYDMEMIRELGHCSGIENYSRYFDGREPGTRPYCLLDFFPDDFLIVIDESHVSVPQIRAMYGGDRARKTNLVEYGFRLPAAMDNRPLKFEEFESIAKQVIYVSATPADYELVRSEGIVVEQVIRPTGLLDPVIQVRPSMNQIDDLMEEIQLTIENEERVLITTLTKRMAEELTDYLLGNGVKCNYIHSDVDTMDRVKIMEDLRTGIYDVLIGVNLLREGLDLPEVSLVAILDADKEGFLRSHRSLTQTAGRAARNVNGRVIMYADKITDSMKKTIDETNRRREKQLAYNEANGIVPTQIKKALKMSVFGGGEGQQMTKVPKAYVEPTGTNIAADPIIKYMNKSQLEKNIEKIKKQMRDAAKKLEFLEAAQYRDELIKLEDLLKEKFPV, from the coding sequence ATGGATTTTGAACTAACATCAGACTACCAGCCCACGGGAGATCAACCGGAAGCTATTGCTCAGCTTACCGAAGGGCTTAACAGCGGACTTCCCGCGCAAACGCTTCTTGGGGTAACCGGATCGGGGAAAACGTTTACAATTGCCAATGTGATTAAGAACGTGAATAAGCCAACCCTTATTTTGAGCCATAACAAGACTTTGGCTGCACAGCTTTATGGTGAGTTCAAAAGCTTTTTCCCTCAGAATGCAGTGGAATATTATGTTTCTTATTACGATTATTACCAGCCCGAAGCTTACCTTCCCAGCAGTGACACTTACATTGAAAAGGATTTAGCCATTAATGATGAGATAGATAAACTGCGGCTGGCAGCCACTTCTTCCCTGCTTTCAGGGCGTAAAGACATAGTGGTTATCTCTTCCGTGTCGTGTATTTATGGTATGGGAAATCCTTCGGACTTCTATAATAATGTAATTGACATTGAAGCCGGACGAGCCATCAACAGAAACGTTTTTCTTCGCCGGTTGGTAGATAGTCTCTATTCGCGCAATGATGTGGAACTGAATCGAGGTAATTTCCGTGTGAAAGGTGATACCGTAGATATCTTCCTTGCTTACTCAGACCATATATTAAGGGTTGTTTTCTGGGGAGACGAGGTTGATTCCATTGAGGAAGTAGATCCGCTGTCAGGACTAAAGATTGCATCTTATGACGCTTATAAAATATATCCGGCCAATCTCTTTATGACTACTAAAGAGAGTACTATTGGGGCCATTCATCAGATAGAAGATGACCTGACTCAACAAGTAAAATTCTTCGAGTCAATAGGAAAGCCTTATGAGGCGAAGCGCATATATGAACGGGTTACTTATGATATGGAGATGATTCGTGAGCTGGGACATTGTTCGGGCATTGAGAATTATTCGCGATACTTTGACGGTCGCGAGCCGGGTACTCGTCCTTACTGTCTGCTCGATTTCTTTCCCGATGATTTCCTTATTGTAATAGACGAAAGCCATGTTAGTGTGCCTCAGATAAGAGCCATGTATGGAGGCGACCGCGCACGCAAAACAAACCTTGTGGAATACGGTTTCCGTCTGCCGGCTGCCATGGATAACCGTCCGCTGAAGTTTGAAGAGTTTGAAAGTATTGCCAAGCAAGTGATCTATGTCAGTGCTACTCCGGCCGATTATGAGCTGGTTAGGAGTGAAGGCATTGTAGTGGAACAGGTTATCAGACCTACCGGACTTCTTGATCCTGTTATACAGGTGAGGCCAAGTATGAATCAGATTGATGATTTGATGGAAGAGATTCAACTCACGATAGAGAATGAAGAACGAGTTCTTATCACAACGCTGACCAAACGAATGGCAGAGGAGCTAACAGATTATCTGTTGGGTAATGGCGTTAAATGTAATTATATTCACAGCGATGTAGATACTATGGATCGTGTGAAAATCATGGAAGATCTTCGCACGGGCATTTACGATGTACTTATCGGGGTAAACCTTCTTCGTGAAGGGCTCGACCTTCCGGAAGTTTCTCTCGTAGCCATTCTCGATGCGGACAAGGAAGGCTTCCTCCGCTCCCATCGATCACTGACTCAGACAGCAGGCCGTGCTGCCCGAAACGTGAACGGACGAGTAATTATGTACGCCGACAAGATTACGGACAGCATGAAGAAAACCATTGATGAGACAAATCGCCGCAGGGAAAAGCAGTTGGCCTACAACGAAGCCAATGGAATTGTGCCAACACAGATTAAGAAAGCTCTTAAGATGTCGGTATTCGGCGGTGGAGAAGGACAGCAAATGACCAAAGTTCCTAAGGCTTATGTGGAACCAACAGGTACAAATATAGCTGCCGATCCTATTATTAAGTACATGAATAAGTCTCAGCTGGAAAAGAATATTGAGAAGATTAAAAAACAAATGCGCGATGCTGCCAAGAAGCTGGAATTCCTTGAAGCTGCTCAGTACAGGGATGAGCTTATCAAACTGGAAGATTTGCTGAAAGAGAAGTTTCCGGTATAA
- a CDS encoding amidohydrolase family protein: MDFKLDYKIIDAHSHLWLKQDTEVNGLPIRTLKNGRSFFMDEVRQMVPPFMIDGKNSAEVFLSNMDYAQVSAAVVTQEYIDGIQNDYLLEVMQKYPNRFFVCGMCEFRRPGYFAQAKELIAAGFKAIKIPAQRLLLKEGRVYLNCEEMMQMFHYMEDNGIMLSIDLADGATQTGELEEVIKECPNLKVAIGHFAMVTMPDWLEQVKLARYPNVMIESGGITWLFNDEFYPFNGAVKAIKEAADLVGMEKLMWGSDYPRTITAITYKMSYDFVLKSNELSYNEKALFLGKNAEKFYGFKDLVELPYIKNMSE; encoded by the coding sequence ATGGACTTTAAATTAGATTATAAAATAATAGATGCACATAGTCATCTGTGGCTGAAACAAGATACTGAGGTCAACGGATTACCTATCCGAACATTGAAAAACGGACGTTCATTCTTCATGGATGAAGTCCGTCAGATGGTTCCTCCGTTTATGATTGACGGAAAGAACAGTGCCGAGGTATTTCTTTCAAACATGGACTATGCTCAGGTGTCGGCTGCTGTGGTAACGCAGGAGTATATTGACGGAATACAGAACGATTACCTGTTGGAGGTAATGCAAAAGTACCCGAATAGATTCTTTGTTTGCGGGATGTGCGAGTTTCGCCGTCCGGGATATTTTGCTCAGGCAAAAGAACTGATCGCAGCTGGTTTCAAAGCAATAAAGATTCCTGCTCAGCGATTGCTTCTGAAAGAGGGAAGAGTTTATCTGAACTGTGAAGAGATGATGCAGATGTTCCATTATATGGAGGATAATGGCATTATGCTTTCAATAGATCTGGCCGACGGAGCAACGCAAACCGGAGAACTGGAAGAGGTGATTAAGGAATGTCCCAATCTGAAAGTTGCCATTGGACACTTTGCAATGGTTACCATGCCCGATTGGTTGGAGCAGGTTAAACTTGCCCGATATCCGAATGTAATGATTGAATCGGGTGGTATAACCTGGCTTTTCAATGATGAGTTCTATCCTTTCAATGGTGCGGTGAAGGCTATTAAGGAAGCAGCCGATCTTGTAGGAATGGAGAAACTGATGTGGGGATCAGATTACCCACGCACCATTACGGCTATTACTTATAAGATGTCTTATGACTTTGTTCTGAAATCGAATGAACTTTCTTACAATGAAAAGGCTCTTTTCCTTGGAAAGAATGCCGAGAAGTTCTACGGATTCAAGGATCTTGTAGAGTTGCCGTACATTAAAAATATGTCTGAATAG
- the fucP gene encoding L-fucose:H+ symporter permease, which produces MNLDKKSNALPLALIFSLFFLWAISSNLLPTMIRQLMKTCELSTFQASFTETAYWLAYFIFPIPIAMFMKKYSYKSGIILGLLLAAFGGLLFFPAAIFKAYWAYLTIFFIIATGMCFLETAANPYVTALGDPATASRRLNLAQSFNGLGAFISAMFLSKLVLSGNHYTRETLPANYTGGWDGYIQIETDAMKLPYLILAGALIIIAVVFVFSHLPKIKEGNSVEGETKTGKLIDFNVLKRSHLRWGVIAQFFYNGGQTAINSLFLVYCCSYAGLSEGKATTFFGLYMLCFLSGRWIGTLLMARFRPQNMLTVYALVNVCLCVVVMCYGGMIGLYAMLAISFFMSIIYPTQFSLALKDLGANTKSGSAFLVMAIVGNACLPQLTAYIMQLNSNIYYIAYAIPLICFLFCAFYGWKGYKVID; this is translated from the coding sequence ATGAATCTAGATAAAAAAAGTAACGCGCTGCCTTTAGCTCTTATCTTTAGTTTATTCTTTCTTTGGGCTATCAGTAGTAATCTTTTGCCAACCATGATCAGGCAGTTGATGAAAACATGCGAGTTGAGCACCTTCCAGGCTTCATTTACTGAAACTGCTTACTGGCTTGCTTATTTTATATTCCCTATACCTATTGCTATGTTTATGAAGAAATATAGCTATAAGTCGGGTATTATTCTGGGACTTTTGCTTGCTGCTTTTGGTGGATTGCTTTTCTTTCCGGCAGCCATATTCAAAGCTTACTGGGCATACCTCACTATTTTCTTTATCATCGCTACAGGTATGTGTTTTCTGGAAACAGCAGCCAATCCTTACGTAACAGCGTTGGGAGATCCGGCTACGGCTTCAAGAAGACTGAACCTGGCACAATCATTTAATGGTTTAGGAGCGTTCATCTCTGCCATGTTTCTTAGTAAACTGGTGCTGAGCGGCAATCATTATACCCGTGAAACTCTTCCTGCTAATTATACTGGCGGATGGGATGGCTATATTCAGATTGAAACAGACGCAATGAAGCTCCCTTATTTAATCCTTGCTGGTGCATTGATCATTATTGCTGTTGTTTTTGTCTTCTCTCATTTGCCAAAAATCAAAGAAGGCAACAGCGTGGAGGGTGAAACAAAGACTGGTAAGCTGATTGATTTTAACGTGTTGAAGCGTTCACACCTACGTTGGGGCGTTATTGCTCAGTTCTTCTACAATGGCGGACAGACAGCTATCAATAGTTTGTTTCTTGTGTATTGCTGTTCTTATGCCGGATTGTCTGAAGGAAAGGCAACAACATTCTTTGGCCTGTATATGTTATGTTTCCTTAGCGGACGATGGATTGGTACATTGCTGATGGCCAGATTCCGTCCGCAGAACATGCTTACAGTATATGCGCTTGTCAATGTTTGCCTGTGCGTGGTTGTTATGTGTTACGGAGGAATGATTGGTCTTTATGCAATGTTGGCTATTTCATTCTTTATGTCTATTATTTACCCAACGCAATTCTCACTTGCACTTAAAGACCTTGGCGCAAACACTAAGAGCGGTTCGGCCTTTTTGGTTATGGCAATTGTGGGAAATGCCTGCCTGCCACAGCTTACGGCTTATATTATGCAGCTTAACTCGAACATATACTATATTGCGTATGCCATTCCGTTAATCTGCTTCCTTTTCTGTGCCTTCTACGGTTGGAAAGGTTATAAAGTTATTGATTAA
- a CDS encoding zinc-binding alcohol dehydrogenase family protein, with amino-acid sequence MKAIQITAPGELKVVEVNKPVMKDDEILIKIKYVGFCGSDLNTFLGKNPMVKLPIIPGHEVGAVIESIGKDVPAGFTVGMSVTVNPYTNCGKCASCRNGRVNACEHNETFGVQRNGAMGEYLALPWSKVIPAADTTPRDCALIEPMSVGFHAVSRAQVTDIDVVMVIGCGMIGMGAIVRASLRGATVIAVDLDDEKLALAKRVGAAYGINSGTENLHERLLEITDGLGPDVVIEAVGSPFTYRCAVDEVAFTGRVVCIGYAKSEVSFQTKYFVQKELDIRGSRNALPADFRAVAKYLQQGTCPKDELISKIVTPENALGAMEEWAANPGKVFRILVEF; translated from the coding sequence ATGAAAGCGATTCAAATTACAGCCCCTGGAGAACTAAAGGTGGTGGAAGTAAACAAACCAGTCATGAAAGATGACGAGATCTTGATTAAAATTAAATACGTAGGTTTCTGCGGTTCCGACCTGAATACATTTTTAGGTAAGAACCCAATGGTAAAACTTCCTATTATCCCTGGTCATGAAGTGGGTGCAGTAATAGAAAGCATAGGTAAGGACGTTCCGGCCGGGTTTACTGTTGGAATGAGTGTAACCGTTAATCCTTACACAAACTGCGGTAAGTGTGCATCTTGCCGTAACGGAAGAGTAAATGCCTGCGAGCACAACGAAACATTTGGCGTACAGCGCAACGGAGCAATGGGAGAGTATCTTGCCCTTCCATGGTCGAAAGTAATTCCTGCTGCTGATACCACTCCAAGAGACTGCGCGCTTATTGAACCAATGAGCGTAGGTTTCCATGCAGTATCACGTGCTCAGGTAACTGACATTGATGTTGTGATGGTTATTGGTTGTGGAATGATTGGTATGGGCGCTATCGTGAGAGCTTCATTACGTGGAGCAACAGTGATTGCTGTTGATCTTGACGATGAAAAGCTTGCTTTGGCAAAGCGTGTAGGTGCAGCTTACGGCATTAACTCAGGAACAGAAAACCTTCACGAACGTCTTCTTGAAATAACAGATGGTCTTGGACCAGATGTAGTGATTGAAGCTGTAGGTAGTCCTTTCACTTACAGATGTGCTGTTGATGAAGTTGCATTTACCGGCCGTGTGGTTTGCATTGGTTACGCTAAGAGTGAAGTTTCTTTCCAGACAAAATACTTTGTTCAGAAGGAACTTGATATTCGTGGTTCACGTAATGCTCTTCCTGCCGACTTCCGTGCTGTGGCAAAATACCTGCAACAAGGAACTTGTCCTAAGGACGAATTGATTTCTAAGATTGTAACTCCTGAAAATGCACTTGGTGCAATGGAAGAATGGGCTGCAAACCCTGGAAAGGTATTCAGAATACTTGTGGAATTCTAG
- a CDS encoding aldo/keto reductase, giving the protein MDYKEIGKTGMKVSSLSFGASSLGGVFHDIREAEGIKAVFTAVENGLNFIDVSPYYGHYKAETVLGKALKDMNRSDYYLSTKVGRYGKDGVNLWDYSGKKATESVYESMERLHVDYIDLINVHDIEFSDMNQVINETLPALVELREKGIVKHVGITDLQLENLKWVIDRVPEGTVESVLNFCHYCLNDDKLADFLDYFESKNVGVINASPLSMGLLSQRGVPSWHPAPASLVEACAKASQHCTSKNYPIEKLAIQYSVSNPRIASTLFSSANPDNVLKNIEFVNELIDWKLVEEVQDIIGDQKRVSWSNS; this is encoded by the coding sequence AAAGACAGGAATGAAAGTTTCCAGTCTTAGTTTTGGAGCATCGTCATTAGGTGGAGTATTTCACGATATTCGTGAAGCTGAAGGAATTAAAGCTGTATTTACAGCTGTAGAAAATGGATTGAACTTCATCGATGTATCTCCTTATTATGGACATTACAAAGCAGAAACCGTATTAGGAAAAGCTTTAAAAGATATGAACCGTTCAGATTATTACCTTTCTACAAAGGTGGGTCGTTATGGTAAAGATGGCGTAAACTTATGGGATTATTCCGGAAAGAAAGCAACTGAAAGTGTTTATGAGAGCATGGAGCGTCTTCACGTTGATTACATTGATTTGATTAACGTTCACGATATTGAATTCTCTGATATGAATCAGGTGATTAACGAAACACTTCCCGCTTTAGTTGAATTGCGCGAGAAAGGAATTGTGAAACACGTTGGTATTACAGACCTTCAGTTGGAAAACCTGAAGTGGGTAATTGACCGTGTACCGGAAGGAACTGTAGAAAGCGTACTTAACTTCTGCCATTACTGTCTGAACGATGATAAACTAGCTGATTTCCTTGATTACTTTGAATCAAAGAATGTTGGTGTTATCAACGCATCTCCACTGTCAATGGGATTACTTTCACAACGTGGTGTTCCATCATGGCATCCGGCTCCGGCTTCCTTGGTTGAAGCTTGCGCAAAGGCTTCTCAACACTGTACTTCAAAGAATTATCCTATCGAAAAACTTGCTATTCAGTACTCAGTAAGCAATCCACGTATTGCAAGTACTTTGTTTAGCTCTGCTAATCCGGATAATGTTCTTAAGAATATTGAATTTGTAAATGAACTAATCGACTGGAAATTAGTTGAAGAAGTGCAGGACATCATTGGAGATCAGAAACGTGTAAGCTGGTCTAATTCTTAA
- a CDS encoding nitroreductase family protein, with the protein MMIKAIEARRSIRKYKNQEVEEEKIIELLESARLAPSGSNTQPSHFIVVKSKENREKIAKVSHNQKWMLTAPIHIVCVADLQCRIKEGHISINELSPEEEVKQIIRDTAIAIEHIALQAVELGLGTCWVAWYTQEEFRPVLNIPEDKYVVCVLTVGYPDEAPNPRPRKSLKEIVHHERW; encoded by the coding sequence ATGATGATTAAAGCGATTGAAGCCAGAAGAAGTATCAGAAAATATAAGAATCAGGAGGTTGAGGAGGAAAAGATAATTGAGCTACTTGAAAGCGCCCGCCTTGCTCCCTCAGGTAGTAATACTCAGCCGAGCCACTTTATTGTCGTTAAATCAAAGGAGAACAGAGAAAAGATAGCCAAAGTTTCCCATAACCAGAAATGGATGCTTACTGCTCCTATACATATTGTATGTGTGGCCGATTTGCAATGCCGGATAAAAGAAGGACATATCTCAATAAATGAATTAAGTCCGGAAGAAGAAGTAAAACAGATTATCAGAGACACAGCCATCGCCATAGAGCATATTGCTCTGCAAGCTGTGGAACTAGGGTTGGGAACATGCTGGGTTGCCTGGTATACTCAGGAAGAATTCCGGCCAGTACTTAATATTCCGGAAGATAAATATGTAGTTTGCGTACTCACAGTAGGTTATCCGGATGAAGCGCCTAATCCGCGCCCCAGAAAATCACTGAAAGAAATAGTGCACCACGAGCGGTGGTAA